The Paraburkholderia sp. ZP32-5 genome includes a window with the following:
- the ftsL gene encoding cell division protein FtsL — translation MNRLNIFLLMIVMGCALSVVNATNQQRQIFIQLQRAQSQERQLQQDYSQLQYQQSALSKTSRIEQLATTSLKMQSVTTGRTQYLTLAPGAATAMDAPIPTSAPASAPAATRRGGTR, via the coding sequence ATGAACCGTCTCAATATCTTCCTGCTGATGATCGTGATGGGCTGTGCGTTGTCGGTCGTCAACGCGACCAATCAGCAGCGTCAAATCTTTATCCAGTTGCAGCGTGCGCAATCGCAGGAGCGTCAACTGCAGCAGGACTATTCGCAGCTTCAATATCAGCAGAGCGCGCTGTCGAAAACGTCGCGCATCGAGCAACTCGCTACGACCTCGCTGAAGATGCAATCGGTCACGACCGGCCGCACCCAGTACCTGACGCTCGCCCCCGGCGCCGCGACGGCGATGGATGCGCCCATTCCGACATCCGCTCCGGCCTCCGCGCCGGCTGCGACCCGTCGCGGAGGCACGCGATGA
- the rsmH gene encoding 16S rRNA (cytosine(1402)-N(4))-methyltransferase RsmH, which produces MAPAMGNELQHRTVLLNEAVDALVTRADGTYVDGTFGRGGHSRLVLERLGEAGRLIAFDKDPLAIATAQRIADPRFGIVHESFASLRAAMAERGVGRVSGVLLDLGVSSPQVDDPERGFSFRADGPLDMRMDPTRGESAADWLARATVQELTEVIRDYGEERFAFQIAKALVARRAESDRLGPLVSTGELAQIVANVVKTREKGKDPATRTFQAIRIHVNQELAELQVVLEAALSLLEQGGRLVVISFHSLEDRIVKRFMQAHASTPAVDRRLPIRAVDLPSPPLKIIGRVFASDAEVADNPRARSAVMRVAERIAP; this is translated from the coding sequence ATGGCACCTGCGATGGGAAACGAATTGCAGCATCGCACGGTGCTGCTGAATGAAGCGGTCGATGCGCTCGTCACGCGCGCGGATGGCACGTACGTCGACGGCACGTTCGGCCGTGGCGGTCATAGCCGTCTGGTGCTGGAGCGGCTGGGCGAAGCGGGGCGGCTGATTGCGTTCGACAAGGATCCGCTCGCGATTGCGACGGCGCAGCGCATCGCGGATCCGCGCTTCGGCATCGTGCATGAAAGTTTTGCTTCACTGCGCGCCGCGATGGCGGAGCGCGGAGTAGGGCGTGTGTCGGGTGTTTTACTGGATCTGGGCGTGTCGTCGCCGCAAGTCGACGATCCGGAGCGGGGCTTCAGCTTTCGCGCCGATGGCCCGCTCGACATGCGAATGGACCCGACGCGCGGCGAGTCTGCCGCTGACTGGCTCGCGCGGGCCACGGTGCAGGAATTGACGGAGGTGATACGAGATTATGGGGAAGAACGGTTTGCTTTTCAGATTGCAAAGGCGCTTGTTGCTCGCCGGGCAGAGTCCGACCGTCTTGGGCCTCTCGTCAGCACGGGCGAGCTTGCCCAAATCGTGGCTAACGTCGTCAAAACCCGTGAGAAGGGCAAGGACCCGGCAACCCGCACCTTTCAGGCTATACGGATTCACGTCAATCAAGAGCTTGCGGAGCTGCAAGTCGTTCTAGAAGCAGCATTGTCGTTGTTGGAGCAAGGGGGGCGGCTGGTGGTCATCAGCTTTCATTCGCTCGAGGACAGGATCGTCAAGCGATTCATGCAGGCGCACGCGAGCACGCCGGCGGTCGACCGCCGGCTGCCGATTCGCGCGGTCGACCTGCCGAGCCCTCCGCTCAAAATCATCGGCCGTGTATTCGCGAGCGACGCCGAAGTCGCCGATAACCCGCGCGCCCGTTCTGCCGTGATGCGCGTGGCGGAGCGGATCGCGCCATGA
- the mraZ gene encoding division/cell wall cluster transcriptional repressor MraZ produces the protein MFQGASALTLDAKGRMSIPSRYRDALQTQAEGRVTITKHPDGCLLLFPRPEWEVFREKVGNLPMNATWWRRIFLGNAMDVEMDGAGRVLVSPELRMAGSLEKEVTLLGMGRHFELWDAQTYAAKEQAAIAEGMPDALKDFTF, from the coding sequence GTGTTCCAAGGGGCGTCGGCGCTGACGCTCGATGCGAAAGGGCGGATGTCGATTCCCTCTCGCTATCGGGATGCGCTGCAGACACAGGCAGAGGGCCGGGTGACGATCACCAAGCACCCGGACGGCTGCCTGTTGCTGTTTCCGCGCCCCGAATGGGAAGTGTTCCGCGAGAAGGTCGGCAATCTGCCGATGAACGCCACCTGGTGGCGCCGCATTTTTCTCGGTAACGCAATGGACGTAGAGATGGACGGCGCAGGCCGCGTGCTGGTGTCGCCGGAATTGCGCATGGCCGGCAGTCTGGAAAAAGAAGTGACGTTGCTCGGCATGGGCCGTCACTTCGAGTTATGGGATGCACAAACCTACGCCGCGAAGGAACAGGCGGCGATCGCCGAGGGCATGCCCGACGCGTTGAAAGATTTCACGTTCTGA
- the coq7 gene encoding 2-polyprenyl-3-methyl-6-methoxy-1,4-benzoquinone monooxygenase, translating to MLLDELISEFDRGLRSLTGVSRMSRPMPLPRESAASSEAPELSPAERAHAAGLMRVNHVGEVCAQALYQAQKIATRSPSLRAVFDRAAVEEEDHLAWTSKRLEALDSRPSLLNPVWYTGALAIGLAAGRMGDRVSLGFMAETERQVEQHLNSHLDQLPAADHESRAIVEQMRVDEAQHGKAAMDAGGVELPFPARALMRAMSKVMTRTAYYI from the coding sequence ATGTTGCTGGACGAGTTGATTAGCGAGTTTGATCGGGGTTTACGCTCACTGACGGGGGTGTCTCGAATGAGTCGTCCGATGCCGCTTCCGCGGGAATCGGCGGCGAGTTCCGAGGCGCCCGAACTGTCGCCCGCGGAGCGCGCGCATGCGGCCGGTTTGATGCGCGTGAATCACGTCGGCGAGGTCTGCGCGCAGGCTCTATATCAGGCGCAGAAAATCGCGACCCGCTCGCCGTCGTTGCGCGCGGTGTTCGATCGCGCCGCAGTGGAGGAAGAAGATCATCTTGCGTGGACCTCGAAGCGCCTCGAAGCACTCGACTCGCGTCCCAGTCTGCTGAATCCGGTCTGGTATACCGGCGCGCTCGCGATCGGTCTCGCCGCCGGGCGCATGGGTGATCGCGTGAGTCTCGGCTTCATGGCCGAAACCGAGCGTCAGGTGGAGCAGCATCTCAACAGCCATCTCGATCAGTTGCCCGCCGCGGATCACGAATCGCGTGCGATCGTCGAGCAGATGCGTGTCGACGAAGCGCAGCACGGCAAAGCCGCGATGGACGCCGGCGGCGTCGAATTGCCGTTTCCCGCGCGAGCGCTGATGCGCGCGATGTCGAAGGTAATGACTCGCACCGCTTATTACATATAA
- a CDS encoding porin, whose product MKKSLLALAALGAFAGVAHAQSSVTLYGIIDVGINMNTNSGGFHKYDMSSGVMQGSRFGLRGTEDLGGGLKALFVLENGFDVTNGKLGQGGLMFGRQAYVGLSSQFGTVTLGRQYDSVVDYVGPFEAGDQWGGYIAAHPGDIDNFNNAYRTNNTIKYTSANYGGLTFGGTYSLGGQAGNFTGNQIWSLGAGYNNGPLALGVGYLNARTPAASGGIFNNGGTIAAPNAAVTSPVYAGFTSANTYQVIGAGGSYTFGAATVGLTYSNIRFGNLGKTFASPFAGQSATFNNGEINFKYQLTPALLVGAAYDYTRGAQIDDASRASYHQGSVGVDYFLSKRTDVYVIGVYQHANGETLNAAGAVVDATAGINGLTGSSTNNQFTARVGIRHKF is encoded by the coding sequence ATGAAAAAGTCGCTTCTCGCTCTCGCAGCACTGGGCGCATTCGCAGGCGTCGCACATGCTCAGAGCAGCGTGACCCTGTACGGCATCATTGACGTTGGTATCAACATGAATACCAACTCCGGTGGCTTCCACAAGTACGACATGTCCAGCGGCGTCATGCAAGGTTCGCGTTTCGGCCTGCGTGGCACGGAAGATCTGGGCGGCGGTCTGAAGGCCCTGTTCGTGTTGGAAAACGGCTTTGACGTTACCAACGGCAAGCTCGGCCAAGGTGGCCTGATGTTCGGTCGTCAAGCGTACGTCGGTCTGTCGAGCCAGTTCGGCACGGTCACGCTGGGTCGTCAGTACGACTCCGTCGTCGACTACGTCGGTCCGTTCGAAGCAGGCGATCAGTGGGGCGGCTACATCGCGGCTCACCCGGGCGATATCGACAACTTCAACAACGCGTATCGCACCAACAACACGATCAAGTACACGAGCGCAAACTACGGCGGCCTGACGTTCGGCGGCACGTATAGCCTCGGCGGCCAGGCAGGCAACTTCACCGGCAACCAGATCTGGTCGTTGGGCGCTGGCTATAACAACGGCCCGTTGGCTTTGGGCGTTGGCTACTTGAACGCACGTACGCCGGCAGCTTCGGGCGGTATCTTCAACAACGGCGGCACGATCGCAGCACCGAATGCAGCTGTGACGAGCCCGGTGTACGCTGGCTTCACGTCGGCTAACACGTACCAGGTCATCGGCGCGGGCGGTTCGTACACGTTCGGCGCGGCAACGGTCGGCCTGACGTATTCGAACATCCGCTTCGGCAACCTGGGCAAGACGTTCGCGTCGCCGTTCGCAGGTCAGTCGGCTACGTTCAACAACGGCGAAATCAACTTCAAGTACCAGTTGACCCCGGCATTGCTGGTCGGCGCAGCGTATGACTACACGCGCGGCGCACAGATCGACGACGCATCGCGTGCTTCGTACCACCAAGGTTCGGTCGGCGTGGATTACTTCCTGTCGAAGCGCACCGACGTGTACGTGATCGGCGTGTATCAGCATGCCAACGGCGAAACCCTGAACGCAGCTGGCGCGGTTGTCGACGCAACGGCTGGCATCAACGGCCTGACCGGTTCGTCGACGAACAACCAGTTCACGGCTCGCGTCGGTATCCGTCACAAGTTCTAA
- a CDS encoding long-chain fatty acid--CoA ligase, which produces MQKIWLKSYPPGVPAEIDPTRYSSVAELLEEAFREHRARPAFVCMGKEISYGELGALSLKLAAWLQSKGLPRGARVAIMMPNVLQYPVAIAAILRAGYVVVNVNPLYTPRELEHQLKDSGAEAIILLENFAGTLQAIARNTQVKHVVVAAMGDLLGIKGALVNFVVRKVKKMVPAWSLPGHIKFNAAIAQGASQTFKPVQQGPDDIAFLQYTGGTTGVAKGATLLHRNLIANVLQSEVWLNPVREGRTDIDQFITVVALPLYHVFALTVCGLLTIRTGGMGVLIPNPRDIPGMIKALEGYPINTIPAVNTLYNAMLNCPDFHKLDFSKLLTANGGGMAVQEAVAKRWFELTGTPIIEGYGLSETSPSATCNPVTATEYNGTIGLPLPSTEISIRDDEGNEVPLGQPGEICIRGPQVMAGYWNRPDETAKVMTPDGFFKSGDIGTMNADGFVKIVDRKKDMILVSGFNVYPNEIEDVVAKLPGVFEVAAVGVPDQHSGEAVKLFVVKKDPALTDQDILAYCKTQLTGYKRPKLVEFRTELPKSNVGKILRRELRDGRV; this is translated from the coding sequence ATGCAGAAAATCTGGCTGAAATCTTATCCGCCCGGCGTTCCCGCGGAGATCGACCCCACGCGCTATTCGTCGGTGGCCGAACTGCTGGAAGAGGCCTTCCGCGAGCATCGCGCCAGGCCGGCGTTCGTCTGCATGGGTAAGGAAATCAGCTACGGCGAACTCGGCGCGTTGTCGCTCAAGCTCGCCGCGTGGCTGCAGTCGAAAGGGCTCCCCCGCGGCGCGCGCGTCGCCATCATGATGCCGAACGTGCTGCAATATCCGGTCGCGATTGCCGCGATCCTGCGCGCGGGCTATGTGGTCGTGAACGTCAATCCGCTCTATACGCCGCGTGAGCTCGAACATCAGTTGAAGGATAGCGGCGCGGAAGCGATCATCCTGCTCGAAAATTTCGCGGGCACGCTGCAGGCAATCGCCCGCAATACCCAGGTCAAGCATGTTGTCGTCGCGGCGATGGGCGACCTGCTGGGGATCAAGGGCGCGCTCGTGAACTTCGTCGTGCGCAAGGTGAAGAAGATGGTGCCGGCGTGGAGTCTGCCAGGGCACATCAAGTTCAACGCCGCGATCGCGCAGGGTGCGAGCCAGACGTTCAAGCCGGTCCAGCAAGGGCCGGACGACATCGCGTTTCTACAATACACGGGCGGCACGACCGGCGTGGCCAAGGGCGCGACGCTGTTGCACCGGAATCTGATCGCCAACGTGCTGCAGTCGGAGGTCTGGCTCAATCCGGTGCGCGAGGGCCGCACGGATATCGATCAGTTCATCACCGTCGTCGCGCTGCCGCTGTATCACGTATTCGCGCTGACCGTGTGCGGGCTGCTGACGATCCGCACCGGCGGCATGGGCGTGCTGATTCCGAATCCGCGCGATATTCCTGGCATGATCAAGGCGCTCGAGGGCTATCCGATCAATACGATTCCCGCCGTGAACACGCTGTACAACGCGATGCTGAACTGCCCCGACTTCCACAAGCTCGATTTCTCGAAGCTGCTCACCGCGAACGGTGGCGGCATGGCGGTGCAGGAAGCCGTCGCGAAGCGCTGGTTCGAATTGACGGGCACCCCGATCATCGAGGGGTACGGGCTGTCGGAGACGTCGCCGTCCGCGACCTGCAATCCGGTCACCGCAACCGAGTACAACGGCACGATCGGTTTGCCGCTGCCGTCCACCGAAATTTCGATCCGCGACGACGAGGGCAATGAAGTGCCGCTCGGTCAGCCGGGCGAGATCTGCATCCGCGGCCCGCAAGTCATGGCGGGTTACTGGAATCGCCCGGACGAGACCGCGAAGGTGATGACGCCGGACGGCTTCTTCAAATCGGGCGATATCGGCACGATGAACGCGGATGGCTTCGTGAAGATCGTCGATCGCAAGAAGGACATGATTCTGGTATCCGGCTTCAACGTGTATCCGAACGAGATCGAGGACGTCGTCGCGAAACTGCCGGGCGTGTTCGAAGTTGCCGCGGTTGGCGTGCCCGACCAGCATTCGGGCGAAGCGGTCAAACTGTTCGTCGTGAAGAAAGATCCGGCGCTGACCGATCAGGACATCCTCGCGTACTGCAAAACACAACTGACCGGCTACAAGCGACCCAAACTCGTCGAATTCCGCACGGAACTGCCAAAGAGCAATGTCGGAAAGATTCTGCGCCGCGAGTTGCGCGACGGGCGGGTGTGA
- a CDS encoding molybdopterin-containing oxidoreductase family protein, with protein MNAPTEFARAVCPHDCPDTCAMRVTVENGRAIKVAGDPGHPPTQGVLCTKVSRYADRVYHPSRLTTPMRRVGRKGEGRFEPISWDEALELAASRLADIARRAPEAIVPYSYAGTMGLVQGDSIAQRFFHKLGASQLDRTICAAAGAAGLKYTYGAGIGMHTEFFAESEVILIWGANPIASNLHFWTLAQEAKRRGARLIAIDPYRSLTAEKCHQHIAPKPGTDGALALGMMNVLITEDLLDHAYIAAHTLGFAELKARALSYPPARVSEICGIEEHVITDLARLYGSTKKSAIRLNYGLQRVRGGGNAVRAIACLPSLTGAWRERAGGALLSSSGWAPVDSYALQRPDLMPGWPAKTSRVINMNAIGDALLHPGDATFGPKIEAIVVYNSNPVAVAPDSERVAAGFAREDLFTIVLEHFQTDTADYADLLLPATTQLEHLDVHKSYGHTHVMVNLPAIAPVGEARPNTEIFRGLARQMGIDEPALFDSDETVAQAAFRWDNKLLDGVDWPALKRAGWAKLKLPDAPFAEGGFYTPSGKCEFYSERLAQQGLDPLPDYLPPYESADGAPELAVRYPLAMISPPARNFLNSTFVNIESLRATEGEPHVDIHPADAHVRRISDADLVRIFNDRGSMQARARVTDRAREGLVVGLSIWWKKLAPDGRNANQLTSQALTDLGGSATFYDCLVEVERVSNQATP; from the coding sequence ATGAACGCCCCCACCGAATTCGCGCGCGCGGTATGCCCGCACGATTGCCCCGACACTTGCGCGATGCGGGTGACCGTCGAGAACGGACGGGCGATCAAGGTGGCTGGCGATCCAGGGCATCCGCCGACACAGGGCGTGTTGTGCACGAAAGTCAGCCGCTATGCCGACCGTGTCTACCACCCGAGCCGGCTGACCACACCGATGCGGCGTGTCGGCCGTAAGGGCGAGGGCCGCTTCGAGCCGATCAGTTGGGATGAAGCGCTCGAGCTTGCCGCAAGCCGCCTCGCGGACATCGCCCGCCGCGCGCCAGAGGCAATCGTCCCGTATAGCTACGCCGGCACGATGGGGCTTGTGCAAGGCGACAGCATCGCGCAACGTTTCTTCCACAAACTCGGTGCATCGCAGTTGGATCGCACGATTTGCGCGGCCGCCGGCGCCGCGGGCCTCAAGTACACGTACGGCGCGGGCATCGGCATGCACACCGAATTCTTCGCCGAAAGCGAAGTGATTCTGATCTGGGGCGCGAATCCGATTGCATCGAATCTGCACTTCTGGACCCTTGCGCAGGAGGCAAAGCGCCGTGGTGCGCGCCTGATCGCAATCGATCCGTATCGCTCGCTGACCGCCGAGAAATGCCACCAGCACATCGCGCCGAAGCCTGGCACCGACGGCGCGCTGGCGCTCGGGATGATGAACGTGCTGATCACCGAAGACCTGCTCGATCATGCCTACATCGCGGCGCACACGCTGGGTTTTGCCGAACTGAAGGCACGCGCGCTCAGCTATCCACCTGCGCGCGTTAGCGAGATTTGCGGCATCGAAGAACACGTAATCACGGATCTAGCGCGACTTTACGGCAGCACGAAGAAGTCGGCGATTCGCCTGAATTACGGCCTGCAGCGCGTGCGCGGCGGCGGTAACGCGGTGCGCGCGATCGCCTGCCTGCCGTCACTGACGGGGGCCTGGCGCGAGCGGGCGGGCGGTGCGCTGCTGTCGTCGAGCGGCTGGGCGCCGGTCGATTCCTACGCGCTGCAGCGTCCCGACTTGATGCCGGGCTGGCCAGCGAAAACGAGCCGCGTCATCAATATGAACGCGATTGGCGACGCGCTGCTGCATCCCGGCGACGCCACCTTTGGCCCGAAAATCGAGGCGATTGTCGTCTATAACTCGAATCCGGTGGCGGTTGCGCCGGATTCGGAGCGAGTCGCGGCCGGCTTCGCGCGTGAGGACTTGTTCACGATCGTGCTCGAGCATTTCCAGACCGACACCGCCGACTACGCCGATCTGCTGCTGCCAGCCACGACGCAACTCGAGCACCTCGATGTGCACAAGTCGTACGGACATACGCACGTGATGGTCAATCTGCCCGCGATCGCCCCGGTAGGCGAGGCGCGCCCAAACACCGAGATCTTTCGCGGCCTCGCGCGGCAGATGGGCATCGACGAGCCGGCGCTGTTCGACAGCGACGAAACCGTCGCGCAAGCGGCGTTCCGGTGGGACAACAAACTGCTCGATGGCGTCGATTGGCCCGCGCTGAAGCGGGCCGGCTGGGCCAAGCTGAAGCTGCCCGATGCGCCATTCGCCGAAGGCGGCTTTTACACGCCATCCGGCAAATGCGAGTTTTACAGCGAGCGCCTCGCCCAGCAGGGGCTCGATCCGCTGCCGGATTATCTGCCACCCTACGAATCCGCCGACGGCGCGCCCGAGCTCGCCGTCCGCTACCCGCTTGCGATGATTTCGCCGCCCGCGCGCAATTTCCTGAACAGCACCTTCGTGAACATCGAAAGTTTGCGCGCGACAGAAGGCGAACCTCATGTCGACATTCATCCAGCCGATGCGCACGTACGGCGCATCAGTGACGCAGATCTCGTGCGCATCTTCAACGACCGCGGCTCGATGCAGGCGCGCGCCCGTGTGACCGACAGGGCGCGAGAGGGGCTGGTGGTCGGATTGTCGATCTGGTGGAAAAAGCTCGCGCCGGATGGCCGCAATGCGAACCAGCTGACGAGTCAGGCACTGACCGACCTCGGCGGCTCGGCGACTTTTTATGACTGTCTCGTCGAAGTCGAGCGGGTCTCGAACCAGGCTACACCTTGA
- a CDS encoding M20 aminoacylase family protein — translation MKLIPEIQAARGEIQTLRRTIHSHPELCYEEKTTADLVARTLESWGIETHRGLGKTGVVGVLKRGSSPRAIGLRADMDALPIQELNSFEHRSKNDGKMHACGHDGHTAMLLGAAHYLVKHGDFDGTIVFIFQPAEEGGAGAQAMIDDGLFTKFPVDAVFGIHNWPGMPAGNFGVTEGPIMASSNEFRIEIKGTGAHAALPHNGRDPVFTAVQIANGLQSIITRNKKPLDTAVLSITQIHAGDAVNVVPNDAWIAGTVRTFTTETLDLIETRMRKIAESTADAYDCSVQIHFHRNYPPTINSSKEARFAASVMREIVGAENVDDAVEPTMGAEDFSFMLLAKPGCYAFLGNGDGRHRESGHGAGPCMLHNASYDFNDELLPVGSTYWVRLAQKFLAEGIGS, via the coding sequence ATGAAACTGATCCCCGAAATCCAGGCCGCTCGCGGCGAAATCCAGACCCTTCGACGAACCATCCATTCTCATCCGGAGCTGTGCTACGAAGAGAAAACGACAGCCGATCTCGTGGCGCGGACGCTCGAATCCTGGGGCATCGAGACGCACCGTGGATTGGGGAAGACTGGCGTTGTCGGCGTATTGAAACGCGGCAGTAGTCCCCGCGCGATTGGTCTACGAGCCGACATGGATGCCCTACCAATTCAGGAACTGAACAGTTTCGAGCATCGGTCGAAAAACGACGGCAAGATGCATGCGTGCGGCCACGATGGTCATACCGCGATGCTGCTGGGTGCGGCGCACTACCTGGTTAAGCACGGCGACTTCGACGGCACGATCGTGTTTATCTTTCAACCGGCGGAAGAAGGTGGTGCCGGCGCGCAAGCGATGATCGACGATGGTCTTTTCACCAAATTCCCGGTGGATGCGGTGTTTGGTATCCATAACTGGCCGGGCATGCCAGCAGGCAACTTCGGCGTGACCGAAGGCCCGATCATGGCGTCGAGCAACGAATTTCGCATCGAAATCAAGGGGACCGGCGCACATGCCGCGCTGCCTCATAATGGCCGTGATCCCGTCTTTACGGCTGTGCAGATTGCGAATGGGCTGCAGAGCATCATCACGCGAAACAAGAAACCGCTGGATACCGCTGTGCTGTCGATCACGCAGATCCATGCCGGCGATGCGGTCAACGTGGTCCCGAACGATGCGTGGATTGCAGGAACAGTGCGGACTTTCACCACGGAAACGCTCGACCTGATCGAAACGCGCATGCGCAAAATCGCCGAAAGCACCGCTGACGCGTACGACTGCTCCGTGCAGATTCACTTTCATCGCAACTATCCGCCGACCATCAACAGCAGCAAGGAAGCGCGTTTTGCGGCATCGGTGATGAGGGAAATCGTTGGCGCGGAAAATGTCGACGATGCGGTCGAGCCGACCATGGGCGCCGAAGATTTTTCGTTCATGCTGCTGGCAAAGCCAGGCTGCTACGCATTTCTAGGCAACGGTGATGGCAGACACCGCGAATCCGGCCACGGTGCGGGTCCGTGCATGCTGCATAACGCAAGCTACGACTTTAACGACGAACTGCTGCCGGTCGGTTCTACGTATTGGGTTCGGCTCGCGCAGAAGTTTCTTGCTGAGGGAATAGGAAGCTGA
- a CDS encoding enoyl-CoA hydratase, protein MDYENILVETRGRVGLITLNRPKALNALNDALMDELGAALREFDADDAIGAIVVTGSEKAFAAGADIGMMSSYTYMDVYKGDYITRNWETVRSIRKPIIAAVAGFALGGGCELAMMCDMIFAADTAKFGQPEIKLGVMPGAGGTQRLPRAVSKAKAMDLCLTARFMDAAEAERAGLVSRVIPVATLLDESIAAAATIAEFPLPAVMMVKESVNRAYETTLAEGVHFERRLFHSLFATEDQKEGMAAFVEKRKPVFKHR, encoded by the coding sequence ATGGATTACGAGAACATTCTGGTCGAGACGCGGGGGCGGGTCGGCCTGATCACGTTGAATCGCCCGAAGGCATTGAATGCGCTGAATGACGCGTTGATGGATGAGTTGGGCGCGGCGCTGCGCGAGTTCGACGCTGACGACGCGATCGGCGCGATCGTGGTGACGGGTAGTGAGAAGGCGTTCGCCGCTGGCGCGGACATCGGCATGATGTCGTCCTACACCTACATGGATGTCTACAAGGGCGACTACATCACGCGCAATTGGGAAACGGTTCGCTCGATCCGCAAGCCGATTATTGCAGCGGTGGCGGGTTTCGCTCTTGGCGGCGGCTGCGAACTGGCGATGATGTGCGACATGATTTTCGCCGCCGATACGGCCAAGTTCGGGCAACCGGAAATCAAGCTCGGCGTCATGCCGGGCGCGGGCGGCACGCAGAGGTTGCCGCGCGCTGTTTCCAAGGCGAAGGCCATGGACCTTTGTCTGACCGCTCGCTTCATGGATGCCGCGGAGGCTGAGCGCGCCGGCTTGGTTTCGCGCGTCATTCCGGTGGCTACGCTGCTTGACGAATCGATTGCCGCTGCGGCAACTATCGCGGAATTCCCATTGCCGGCTGTGATGATGGTTAAGGAGTCGGTCAACCGGGCCTATGAAACGACGCTCGCGGAAGGCGTGCATTTCGAGCGCCGCCTGTTCCATTCGCTTTTCGCTACCGAAGACCAGAAGGAAGGCATGGCCGCGTTCGTTGAGAAGCGCAAGCCGGTTTTCAAGCATCGTTAA